A genomic window from Stigmatopora argus isolate UIUO_Sarg chromosome 13, RoL_Sarg_1.0, whole genome shotgun sequence includes:
- the neurod1 gene encoding neurogenic differentiation factor 1: MTRSEQNFGESEARQQELEEACSPAGAATEEDEDEPCVADEDDDEEEERDGEEDDEEDGRSKPKRRGPKKKKMTKARIQRFKVRRMKANARERNRMHGLNDALESLRKVVPCYSKTQKLSKIETLRLAKNYIWTLSEILRSGKAPDLVSFVQALCKGLSQPTTNLVAGCLQLNPRTFLPEESGELPGHPQAGHYAGHFSYAGPGLPSPPYGSADPSHVFQQAKGPAYGVADAYFDGVQMTDGPPFDPPLSPPLSVNGNFSSFKHEAAAEYDKGYPYGARYGHLGGGAHGHGHAHTHAVYPPADNLMGFDGHSHHERLMNAQLGAIFHDS; this comes from the exons ATGACACGGTCGGAGCAAAATTTCGGGGAGTCGGAGGCCCGGCAGCAGGAGCTGGAGGAGGCCTGCAGTCCCGCGGGAGCGGCCACCGAGGAAGACGAGGACGAACCCTGCGTGGCGGACGAGGATGACGACGAGGAGGAAGAGCGGGACGGCGAGGAAGACGACGAGGAGGACGGACGCAGCAAACCCAAAAGGCGAGGacccaagaagaagaagatgaccaAGGCGCGCATTCAGAG GTTCAAAGTCCGGCGCATGAAGGCCAACGCTCGCGAGCGCAACCGCATGCACGGCCTGAACGACGCCCTGGAGAGCCTGCGCAAGGTGGTCCCCTGCTACTCCAAAACTCAAAAACTGTCCAAGATCGAGACCCTGCGCCTGGCCAAGAACTACATCTGGACGCTGAGCGAAATCCTGCGCTCGGGGAAGGCGCCGGACCTGGTCTCCTTTGTGCAGGCCCTCTGCAAAG GTCTGTCGCAGCCGACCACCAACTTGGTAGCGGGCTGCCTCCAGCTCAACCCTCGCACCTTCCTGCCCGAGGAGTCGGGCGAGCTCCCGGGCCACCCGCAGGCGGGCCACTACGCCGGCCACTTCTCCTACGCGGGGCCGGGCCTGCCCAGCCCGCCCTACGGCAGCGCCGACCCTTCGCACGTCTTCCAGCAGGCCAAGGGTCCGGCGTACGGCGTGGCGGATGCCTACTTCGACGGCGTGCAGATGACGGACGGGCCCCCCTTCGACCCGCCTCTAAGCCCGCCCCTCAGCGTCAACGGGAACTTCTCGTCCTTCAAGCACGAGGCGGCGGCCGAGTACGACAAGGGCTACCCCTACGGGGCGCGCTACGGGCACCTGGGGGGCGGGGCCCACGGCCACGGCCACGCCCACACCCACGCCGTCTACCCCCCGGCCGACAACCTGATGGGCTTCGACGGACACTCGCACCACGAGCGGCTGATGAACGCTCAGCTCGGCGCCATCTTCCACGACTCCTGA
- the cerkl gene encoding ceramide kinase-like protein isoform X1, with translation MPTGYRKCPDQLSSRAKRLLREGASTLFLSKMSTGEVNGDKEKKKQKKESEEEKKLSRRKKKDEKEKHEQALKPEVERSERVLLRGIFKVGKKSHDVLLTSTRLSWTPVLPESPAGETQRPTPPPRVLMLRDVLAAKVKRRRAAGRSSGGPVLGLALFYCVRKGRRLEEDTLHLHNASSEHTRAWYAGVKELLAGFSHRPRRVKVFINPSSHKKEAVHIYREHVAPLFKMADVRTDITVTERKGHALSVMKELKTEDFDGVVCVGGDGSVAELCHAVVLRAQLDAGSPAHPVAAPLPLGIIPAGSTDVISCSVHGVRDPVTAALHIVLGHVQRADMCSFRRAGRPPLFGFSAMWGFGGRVLARAEKKRWMPSAPRRDYALLKTLADLRAQDCQLSFVAARTQHPEPGVEDRDGGDSEEAESWSTNRGPYLSVSIMAIPCLSPHTPRGLAPNTRLANGSAALIAVADTSGSEFVKHLKRLSAPAGQLDFSFVEAHHVTAVKLRPPGRSEDDDAPVVGFPWNIDGELLEIPEEVLVRVHPCLLGLYGEDVDEAESRASCGCL, from the exons ATGCCGACCGGATACCGGAAGTGCCCGGATCAGCTTAGCTCCCGTGCAAAGCGACTACTGAGGGAGGGCGCGTCgactttgtttttgtcaaaGATGTCGACGGGCGAGGTAAACGGCgacaaagagaagaaaaagcagAAAAAGGAGAGTGAAGAGGAGAAGAAACTCTCTCGGAGGAAAAAGAAGGACGAGAAGGAGAAACATGAGCAGGCCCTCAAACCGGAAGTGGAGCGCAG cgAGCGCGTGTTACTGCGTGGGATCTTCAAAGTGGGCAAGAAGAGCCACGACGTCCTCCTGACCAGCACACGACTGAGCTGGACCCCCGTCCTGCCCGAGAGCCCCGCAG GTGAGACGCAGCGTCCGACGCCTCCGCCCCGCGTGCTGATGCTGCGCGACGTCCTGGCGGCCAAGGTGAAgcggcggcgggcggcgggCCGGAGCAGCGGCGGCCCCGTGCTGGGCTTGGCGCTATTCTACTGCGTGCGAAAGGGGCGCAGGCTGGAGGAGGACACGCTGCACCTTCACAACGCGTCTTCCGAGCACACGCGCGCCTGGTACGCCGGCGTCAAGGAACTCCTCGCAG GTTTCAGTCATCGACCCCGACGCGTGAAGGTGTTCATCAACCCCAGCAGTCACAAGAAGGAAGCGGTTCACATCTACAGAGAGCACGTGGCGCCCCTCTTCAAGATGGCCGACGTCCGCACCGACATCACCG tGACGGAGAGGAAGGGACACGCCCTGTCCGTGATGAAGGAGCTCAAGACGGAGGACTTTGACGG AGTGGTGTGCGTTGGCGGCGACGGCTCGGTGGCCGAACTTTGCCACGCCGTGGTTCTGCGAGCCCAACTGGACGCCGGCTCTCCCGCCCACCCCGTGGCGGCGCCTCTCCCCCTGGGGATCATCCCGGCAG GTTCCACCGACGTGATTTCCTGTTCTGTCCACGGAGTCCGAGATCCGGTCACCGCCGCCCTGCACATCGTCCTGG GTCACGTCCAGCGCGCGGACATGTGCAGCTTCCGCCGGGCGGGTCGGCCGCCGCTCTTCGGCTTCTCCGCCATGTGGGGCTTCGGGGGCCGCGTCTTGGCCCGGGCCGAGAAGAAGCGCTGGATGCCGTCGGCGCCACGACGCGACTACGCGCTGCTCAAGACGCTGGCCGACTTGAG GGCCCAAGACTGTCAGCTGTCTTTCGTCGCCGCCCGCACCCAGCACCC GGAGCCAGGGGTCGAAGATCGAGATGGCGGCGATTCAG AGGAGGCGGAGTCGTGGAGCACCAATCGAGGCCCGTACCTGAGCGTCAGCATCATGGCCATCCCCTGTCTCAGTCCTCACACCCCCCGAGGACTGGCGCCCAACACCCG GTTGGCCAACGGCAGCGCGGCCTTGATCGCGGTGGCGGACACGTCCGGCTCGGAGTTTGTCAAACACCTGAAGAGGTTGAGCGCCCCCGCCGGCCag CTGGACTTCTCCTTCGTGGAGGCGCACCACGTGACGGCGGTCAAGCTCCGCCCCCCGGGCCGCTCGGAGGACGACGACGCTCCCGTCGTCGGCTTCCCCTGGAACATCGACGGCGAGCTGCTGGAGATCCCCGAGGAAGTCCTCGTCCG GGTTCACCCGTGTCTGCTGGGCTTGTACGGCGAAGACGTGGACGAGGCCGAGTCCCGCGCGTCCTGCGGCTGCCTCTGA
- the cerkl gene encoding ceramide kinase-like protein isoform X2: MPTGYRKCPDQLSSRAKRLLREGASTLFLSKMSTGEVNGDKEKKKQKKESEEEKKLSRRKKKDEKEKHEQALKPEVERSERVLLRGIFKVGKKSHDVLLTSTRLSWTPVLPESPAGETQRPTPPPRVLMLRDVLAAKVKRRRAAGRSSGGPVLGLALFYCVRKGRRLEEDTLHLHNASSEHTRAWYAGVKELLAGFSHRPRRVKVFINPSSHKKEAVHIYREHVAPLFKMADVRTDITVTERKGHALSVMKELKTEDFDGVVCVGGDGSVAELCHAVVLRAQLDAGSPAHPVAAPLPLGIIPAGSTDVISCSVHGVRDPVTAALHIVLGHVQRADMCSFRRAGRPPLFGFSAMWGFGGRVLARAEKKRWMPSAPRRDYALLKTLADLRAQDCQLSFVAARTQHPEPGVEDRDGGDSEEAESWSTNRGPYLSVSIMAIPCLSPHTPRGLAPNTRLANGSAALIAVADTSGSEFVKHLKRLSAPAGQLDFSFVEAHHVTAVKLRPPGRSEDDDAPVVGFPWNIDGELLEIPEEVLVRNDPMLFHFSPPAKIS; this comes from the exons ATGCCGACCGGATACCGGAAGTGCCCGGATCAGCTTAGCTCCCGTGCAAAGCGACTACTGAGGGAGGGCGCGTCgactttgtttttgtcaaaGATGTCGACGGGCGAGGTAAACGGCgacaaagagaagaaaaagcagAAAAAGGAGAGTGAAGAGGAGAAGAAACTCTCTCGGAGGAAAAAGAAGGACGAGAAGGAGAAACATGAGCAGGCCCTCAAACCGGAAGTGGAGCGCAG cgAGCGCGTGTTACTGCGTGGGATCTTCAAAGTGGGCAAGAAGAGCCACGACGTCCTCCTGACCAGCACACGACTGAGCTGGACCCCCGTCCTGCCCGAGAGCCCCGCAG GTGAGACGCAGCGTCCGACGCCTCCGCCCCGCGTGCTGATGCTGCGCGACGTCCTGGCGGCCAAGGTGAAgcggcggcgggcggcgggCCGGAGCAGCGGCGGCCCCGTGCTGGGCTTGGCGCTATTCTACTGCGTGCGAAAGGGGCGCAGGCTGGAGGAGGACACGCTGCACCTTCACAACGCGTCTTCCGAGCACACGCGCGCCTGGTACGCCGGCGTCAAGGAACTCCTCGCAG GTTTCAGTCATCGACCCCGACGCGTGAAGGTGTTCATCAACCCCAGCAGTCACAAGAAGGAAGCGGTTCACATCTACAGAGAGCACGTGGCGCCCCTCTTCAAGATGGCCGACGTCCGCACCGACATCACCG tGACGGAGAGGAAGGGACACGCCCTGTCCGTGATGAAGGAGCTCAAGACGGAGGACTTTGACGG AGTGGTGTGCGTTGGCGGCGACGGCTCGGTGGCCGAACTTTGCCACGCCGTGGTTCTGCGAGCCCAACTGGACGCCGGCTCTCCCGCCCACCCCGTGGCGGCGCCTCTCCCCCTGGGGATCATCCCGGCAG GTTCCACCGACGTGATTTCCTGTTCTGTCCACGGAGTCCGAGATCCGGTCACCGCCGCCCTGCACATCGTCCTGG GTCACGTCCAGCGCGCGGACATGTGCAGCTTCCGCCGGGCGGGTCGGCCGCCGCTCTTCGGCTTCTCCGCCATGTGGGGCTTCGGGGGCCGCGTCTTGGCCCGGGCCGAGAAGAAGCGCTGGATGCCGTCGGCGCCACGACGCGACTACGCGCTGCTCAAGACGCTGGCCGACTTGAG GGCCCAAGACTGTCAGCTGTCTTTCGTCGCCGCCCGCACCCAGCACCC GGAGCCAGGGGTCGAAGATCGAGATGGCGGCGATTCAG AGGAGGCGGAGTCGTGGAGCACCAATCGAGGCCCGTACCTGAGCGTCAGCATCATGGCCATCCCCTGTCTCAGTCCTCACACCCCCCGAGGACTGGCGCCCAACACCCG GTTGGCCAACGGCAGCGCGGCCTTGATCGCGGTGGCGGACACGTCCGGCTCGGAGTTTGTCAAACACCTGAAGAGGTTGAGCGCCCCCGCCGGCCag CTGGACTTCTCCTTCGTGGAGGCGCACCACGTGACGGCGGTCAAGCTCCGCCCCCCGGGCCGCTCGGAGGACGACGACGCTCCCGTCGTCGGCTTCCCCTGGAACATCGACGGCGAGCTGCTGGAGATCCCCGAGGAAGTCCTCGTCCG gAATGATCCAATGCTTTTCCATTTTTCTCCTCcagctaagataagctaa
- the sestd1 gene encoding SEC14 domain and spectrin repeat-containing protein 1 has product MEASGVIDVLHKKLAFLSGGKDRRSGLILSIPLGADQTNMEELGDTLDYLLSIPSDKCKARGFTVIVDGRRSQWNTVKTVVLMLQNVIPPEVSLVCVVKPDEFWDKKVTHFCFWKEKDRLGFEVILVSANKLTRYIEPSQLTDDFGGTLDYDHGDWLSKRQVFEKFTKESTSLLDELSVINDGDKSAPLDKSPSLLLPSLDPETVLQAGHELLSELQQRRFNVAEGAGPGGGGGGGQGATTWRPMEEELLAQPQVMKLLDSLREKYTRYQEVCRQRNKRSQIHDVHAKVMQVVTWLQGPGAELLKTHQAIGDSMRAAQALQQKHEEIESQHSEWFAVYVELNQQIGVLLGGGGGDDDQEDAEELKALRQQLSDVCYQQAALLENRQNVLQAAHAFHAATQELSQQLDALLGMLCADVAPTDAAQIQHNLKVLEEKLQSVEAGLATLRQKGALLLERSEDGDAAGERGDDNARHVHDVVDDMQMRKQRCEDMVDVRRLKMLQMVQLFKCEEDALQAVDWLCELLDALLKTHVRFGEDARQTQVLMDKHRKFVDVAQGTYDYGRQLLQATVVLCQSLRCATRSSGDTLPRLNRVWKQFGAGADERQRRLQLALAFHRRADAVLEDEHAEAESLDEVDASAKALLDRLAAPVVFPDGSEQHFGGGGDSAAESDFVRERLLLVEERRLRLQEAEAVAGPRPREEAQRPLRVIGEEEPDERTPDE; this is encoded by the exons ATGGAAGCTAGCGGCGTCATCGACGTGCTCCACAAGAAGCTGGCCTTCCTCTCAG GCGGCAAGGACCGTCGCAGCGGTCTGATCCTCAGCATCCCGTTGGGCGCCGACCAGACCAACATGGAGGAGCTCGGCGACACTCTGGACTATCTGCTTAGCATACCCAG CGACAAGTGCAAGGCGCGAGGCTTCACCGTCATCGTGGACGGCCGACGCTCGCAATGGAACACGGTCAAGACGGTGGTGCTGATGCTACAG AACGTGATCCCGCCCGAGGTGTCGCTGGTGTGCGTGGTCAAGCCGGACGAGTTCTGGGACAAGAAGGTCACGCACTTCTGCTTCTGGAAGGAGAAAGACAGACTGGGTTTCGAG GTGATCCTGGTGTCGGCCAACAAGCTGACGCGCTACATCGAGCCCTCGCAGCTGACCGACGACTTTGGAGGAACTTTGGACTACGACCACGGCGACTGGCTGAGCAAGAGACAG GTCTTCGAGAAATTCACCAAGGAATCCACGTCCCTGCTGGATGAGCTGTCTGTCATCAACGACGGCGACAAGAGCGCCCCCCTCGACAA GTCACCCAGTCTCCTGCTGCCATCGCTCGATCCTGAGACGGTGCTTCAAGCAG GTCACGAGTTGCTGTCGGAGCTCCAGCAGCGGCGCTTTAATGTCGccgagggggcggggccgggAGGCGGCGGGGGCGGAGGTCAAGGAG CAACCACCTGGCGTCCCATGGAGGAGGAGCTTCTGGCTCAGCCTCAGGTCATGAAGCTTCTGGACTCGCTGAGGGAAAAGTACACGCGCTACCAGGAAGTTTGCCGGCAGCGCAACAAGCGCTCGCAGATACACGACGTCCACGCCAAAGTCATGCAG GTGGTGACGTGGCTGCAAGGTCCGGGGGCGGAGCTCCTGAAGACGCATCAGGCCATCGGCGACTCCATGCGAGCGGCGCAGGCGCTGCAGCAGAAACACGAGGAGATCGAGAGTCAGCACAGC GAATGGTTCGCCGTCTACGTGGAGCTCAACCAACAGATCGGGGTCCTCCtgggcggcgggggcggcgacGACGACCAGGAAGACGCCGAAGAGCTGAAAGCGCTGCGGCAGCAGCTCAGCGACGTCTGCTACCAGCAGGCGGCGCTGCTGGAGAACCGGCAAAACGTCCTCCAGGCCGCGCACGCCTTCCACGCCGCCACGCAGGAG CTGTCTCAGCAGCTGGACGCCCTGCTGGGAATGCTGTGCGCCGACGTGGCGCCGACGGACGCCGCCCAAATTCAACACAACCTGAAAGTCTTGGAGGAGAAGCTGCAGAGCGTCG AAGCCGGCCTGGCGACGCTGCGCCAGAAGGGGGCGCTGCTGCTGGAGCGGTCCGAGGACGGCGACGCGGCGGGCGAGCGAGGGGACGACAACGCGCGCCACGTCCACGACGTGGTGGACGACATGCAGATGAGGAAACAGAG GTGCGAGGACATGGTGGACGTGCGTCGCCTCAAGATGCTTCAGATGGTGCAGTTGTTCAAATGCGAGGAAGACGCCTTACAG GCCGTGGACTGGCTGTGCGAGCTCCTGGACGCGCTACTCAAGACGCACGTGAGGTTTGGAGAGGACGCGCGCCAAACGCAAGTCTTGATGGACAAGCACAGGAAGTTTGTGGACGTGGCGCAG GGCACGTACGACTACGGGCGGCAGCTGCTGCAAGCCACGGTGGTGTTGTGCCAGTCGCTGCGCTGCGCCACGCGCTCCTCGGGCGACACGCTGCCTCGACTCAACCGCGTTTGGAAGCAGTTCGGCGCGGGCGCCGACGAGCGCCAGCGTCGGCTGCAGCTCGCCCTGGCCTTCCACCGACGCGCCGACGCG GTGTTGGAGGACGAGCACGCCGAGGCGGAGTCTCTGGACGAGGTGGACGCTTCCGCAAAAGCCCTGCTGGACCGACTCGCCGCGCCCGTCGTCTTCCCCGATGG GA